From the genome of Rhizobium sp. ZPR4:
CCGATCCCTCCGCCGGCTCCTGTAACGATCGCAACCTTGCCCTCAAAACGCTTCATGGGAATCATCTCCATTTATCGAATATAGCTTCCACCGTTGACATCGAGCGTCGCCCCGTTCAGCGACGCCTGGCTCGGGCGCAGGACGAATGCGACGAGTTCAGCCACTTCCGACGGCGCGGCCATTTCACCGATCGGAATATCCGCAACCGCGGCGGCCTTCCCATGCGCGGCGATAAAATCTTCCGCCATGTCCGTGCGTACCCAGCCGGGAGCGATCGCAACCGCGGTCACACCTTCGCCACCGAAACTGCGAGCGATCGACTTCGTCAGATTGACGAGTGCCGCCTTGGTCGCCCCATAGGGCATCGCATCGGCTGCGTAACCGCGCTGTCCGGCCCGGCTGGCGATGTTGACGATACGGCCACCGCCATTTGCCTTAAAATGAAGGATCGCATTCTTGCAAAGGTCGGCGGCGGCGAAAAAATTGATCTGAAACTCCCTCTGCCACACCGCTCGCCAATCGGCCTGCGAGGCATTGATGGACACTTCCGTCCGGATTCCCGCGTTGTTGACGAGTCCGTTCACACGTCCGGCAATGTCGACCGCCCCTCGCCAGAGTTCGAACGGCCCTTCCGCCGTAGAGAGGTCGGCCTGGATGATCCAACCGCGACCGCCGATGCGCGCCAGCAAGGCTTCTGCTCCCGCCCTGTCCCGGCCGAAGTGAATGATCGGTCTTGCGCCTTCTGCAGCAAGGCACTCGACAATCGCGGCGCCTATTCCGCCGGATGCTCCGGTGACCAATACGGTCTGTCCTTCAAGTGATCTGTCCATGATTGCCTCTCACCGCAACAGGTCGACCTGCGGTCCCCATGTATCGGAGAGCGCGAAGCCGGCCGCGAATGGATCGTTTTCCGAAAGGCGCAGTTGCGAGCGGCCGTAGACATAGCCGCGGCCGGTGATGCGCGGAAGGATCGCCTTGCGGCCGCCGACCTGCGTTTCGCCGATCACCTCGGCCTTGAACTCTCCTCCAATGATCGAACGCGACGTGCGGATATCGCCGACCGAGACGACGCCTCTTGCGTAAAGGGCGGCAAGATTGGCGGAGCTACCGGTTCCGCAGGGCGAGCGATCGACGCGGCCGGGCTGCAGGGTCGTGCAGGTTCGAACTGCCCCATCCGTCTCCATGTCACGGAACATGACATAGGCAATTTCGGTGATGCCCGGCAGCGTCGGGTGAGCGACCTTGATCTGCTCCCCCACCAGGCGCTTCAGCTCGATGCCGGCTTCAGCCAGCGCGCGCGCATTTCCCGGTTCTATTTTGAGCCCGATCTGGTTCGCATCGACCAGCGCATAGTAAACGCCGCCGAAGGCGACATCGATCTTGATCCGTCCCCAGACAGGCGTTTCGACGTCGTGGTCGAGCAATTCCGCGAAACTTGGCACATTGTCGAGGCTCACGCCGACACAGCGGCCGCTCTCGCACCATGCGCGGGCGACGATCAGACCGGCCGGGGTGTCCAGCCGAACCACGGTCTCCGGCTCGCGCATCGATATACGGCCGCTTTCCAGAAGAGCCGTGACCACACAGATGCAGTTGCTGCCCGACATGGGATGCGCACGGTCGGCCTGCAGCACAATGAATCCGGCATCGGCGTCAGCGCGCGTCGGAGCGACGAGCAGGTTGACGGACATGGCGACATTGGCGCGCGGCTCGAAAGTGACGAAACGCCTGAGGCTATCGTCGACCGTATTGATGTGGTTCATCTTGTCGAGCATCGTTGCACCGGGAATGTCCGGAGCACCGTCAACGAGGACGTGGCCAAGCTCGCCCTGGCAGTGAACGAGCAGCAATTCGAGAGATTTGTCGAAACGCATCCGATCGCGCCTTTACTTGATGTACCAGCCCCAAGGCTTGTCGGTGACATATTTGGTGATCTGCTTGGTCTCGAGATAATTTTCGAGACCCCAGCGGCCAAGCTCGCGGCCAATTCCGGATTCCTTGTAGCCACCCCATGGCGCCTCGGTGAAGGTGGGCTGGGAGCAATTGATCCAGACGATGCCTGCCCGGAAGGCTGCTGCGACGCGCTCGGCACGAGCTTCGTCCTTCGACATGACGGCGGCAGCCAGGCCGAAACGGGAATCGTTCGCAAGCTCGATCGCTTCCTCTTCGGTCTCGAAGGGCCGGATGCACACGACGGGGCCGAATATCTCCTCAACCCAGGCGTCGCTGTCGAGCGGAACATCCGTCAATATTGTCGGGCGAAGATAATAGCCTTTATCGAACCCTTCCGGCCGCGTTCCGCCGCATGCGACAGTCGCCCCAGCCTTCCGCGCACCCTCGATCGCGGCAACGACCTGCTCGTACTGGCGCTTGGAAACCAGCGGCCCCAGCAGGGTGCCCTCTTCCAGGCCGTTTCCGATCTTGATCTTATTCGTCTCCTCGATCAGGCGCGCAAGAAGGCATTCGTAAATCGCTTTCTGCACGAGAACGCGCGACGTTGCCGAGCAAACCTGGCCCTGGTTCCAGAAGATGCCGAACATGATCCATTCCACTGCCTCGTCGATATCGGCATCTTCGAACACGACGAATGGCGACTTGCCACCGAGCTCAAGGCTCACGCGTTTGATGTCGCGGGCAGCCGCAGCCATGATCTTGGAGCCCACGGGGCCCGAGCCTGTGAACGCCAGCTTGTCGACGCCCTTGTGGTCGATGATGGCCTGTCCGGCGATCGAACCGGAGCCCGTAAGGATGTTCAGGACCCCCGGAGGTAGCCCGGCCTTATCGGCGATGGCAGCGAGCTCCAATGCGGTCAGCGACGTCAGCTCGGCGGGCTTGAGGATGACCGTGCAGCCGGCTGCCAACGCAGGAGCAACTTTCCAGGCGGCCATCAACAGCGGATAGTTCCAGGGAATGATCGCACCCGCGACGCCGATGGGCTCCTTGACTGCCCTGGAAGCAAAGCGGTCGTCGGCGAGCGTGATGATTTCCTCCGGATTGTTATCGAGCTGCTCGGCAAGGCCGGCATAGAAATCGAAGCATCCTGCCGCATCGGCGGTGTCCCAGTCGGCCTCCGGGAAGGGTTTGCCATTATCCAGAACCTCCAATCGGGCAATGTCGGCCTGACGGGCGCGAATACCGCTGGCGATAGCCCTGAGATATTGCCCCCGTCGGGCACCGGAGAGCTTCGGCCATCCATCCTTGTCGAAGGCACGGCGAGCGGCCTTCACAGCGGCATCGACATCCTCGGCCGTCGCTGCGGCGATCGTCTGTATGACCTCTTCGGTGGCCGGGTTGACGACGTCGCACGTGCCGCCCTTGATTGGCTTCACCCATCGTCCGTCGATATAGAGTTCTCTTCGCATGTTCTTCCCTCTTTGCTTGCCGTGGCCGCCTGGCTCAAAACCGGTCGACGCGATAGGGTTTCATGTCCACGGGCGGTTCGACGCCCGTGATGAGGTCCGCCATCAACCGGCCGGTCGTTGCTGCATAGGTCAAGCCGAGATGTCCGTGACCTGTCGCGTACCAGACGTTCCTGCGCTTGGCCGACCGTCCCATGACCGGAACCGTGTCGGGCAGAGCCGGGCGATGTCCCATCCATTCACTCGTCTGTTCGGCTCGGAGCTCCGGCAGTGCCTCCTTGGCGCGTTTGACCAGCACCTTGGCGCGGCGATAATCCGGCGGCGCATCGAGGCCTGCCATCTCCACCGTGCCGCCAACCCGTATCCCGCCCGCCGTCGGCGTCACCATGAAGGCCCGCGCCGGCCAGATGATCGAATGGCGCATGGAGATGTGCGGCGCCATGATTTGCGTGTGATAGCCACGTTCGGTTTCGAGCGGGATATGTTCGCGCAGCAGCGCCGAAAGGCGGGCGGTGAAGGCGCCGGCGGCGAGCACGAAGCCGCCCGCTTCGATCCTGCGCCCGTCCTTTGTTCTGAGCGCCTTAACGCAAGCATCTGCCTGCTCGAACCCCGCAACTTCGGCCTGTTCGATGCGCCCACCGAGGGCTTGGAATTTTTCCGACAGGGCAACGACCAG
Proteins encoded in this window:
- a CDS encoding SDR family oxidoreductase; this translates as MDRSLEGQTVLVTGASGGIGAAIVECLAAEGARPIIHFGRDRAGAEALLARIGGRGWIIQADLSTAEGPFELWRGAVDIAGRVNGLVNNAGIRTEVSINASQADWRAVWQREFQINFFAAADLCKNAILHFKANGGGRIVNIASRAGQRGYAADAMPYGATKAALVNLTKSIARSFGGEGVTAVAIAPGWVRTDMAEDFIAAHGKAAAVADIPIGEMAAPSEVAELVAFVLRPSQASLNGATLDVNGGSYIR
- a CDS encoding proline racemase family protein, with product MRFDKSLELLLVHCQGELGHVLVDGAPDIPGATMLDKMNHINTVDDSLRRFVTFEPRANVAMSVNLLVAPTRADADAGFIVLQADRAHPMSGSNCICVVTALLESGRISMREPETVVRLDTPAGLIVARAWCESGRCVGVSLDNVPSFAELLDHDVETPVWGRIKIDVAFGGVYYALVDANQIGLKIEPGNARALAEAGIELKRLVGEQIKVAHPTLPGITEIAYVMFRDMETDGAVRTCTTLQPGRVDRSPCGTGSSANLAALYARGVVSVGDIRTSRSIIGGEFKAEVIGETQVGGRKAILPRITGRGYVYGRSQLRLSENDPFAAGFALSDTWGPQVDLLR
- a CDS encoding aldehyde dehydrogenase family protein, producing MRRELYIDGRWVKPIKGGTCDVVNPATEEVIQTIAAATAEDVDAAVKAARRAFDKDGWPKLSGARRGQYLRAIASGIRARQADIARLEVLDNGKPFPEADWDTADAAGCFDFYAGLAEQLDNNPEEIITLADDRFASRAVKEPIGVAGAIIPWNYPLLMAAWKVAPALAAGCTVILKPAELTSLTALELAAIADKAGLPPGVLNILTGSGSIAGQAIIDHKGVDKLAFTGSGPVGSKIMAAAARDIKRVSLELGGKSPFVVFEDADIDEAVEWIMFGIFWNQGQVCSATSRVLVQKAIYECLLARLIEETNKIKIGNGLEEGTLLGPLVSKRQYEQVVAAIEGARKAGATVACGGTRPEGFDKGYYLRPTILTDVPLDSDAWVEEIFGPVVCIRPFETEEEAIELANDSRFGLAAAVMSKDEARAERVAAAFRAGIVWINCSQPTFTEAPWGGYKESGIGRELGRWGLENYLETKQITKYVTDKPWGWYIK
- a CDS encoding FAD-dependent oxidoreductase, with protein sequence MASIIVVGAGIIGTSLAYELQRRGQSVVLIDRNAPGQGASYGNMASIAVTEFMPASRPGIWAQMPKWLLDPEGPVRIRPSYVPRLIPWFLRFVAASRPSKLRELEDAGATLCTRAHEDLEALLKATGLQHMLSAEGCLSLYSDEAEFRADREHIEMLERFGFRHEILGGNAIRDLEPALTTKIGKAALFPDNRSIADPHELVVALSEKFQALGGRIEQAEVAGFEQADACVKALRTKDGRRIEAGGFVLAAGAFTARLSALLREHIPLETERGYHTQIMAPHISMRHSIIWPARAFMVTPTAGGIRVGGTVEMAGLDAPPDYRRAKVLVKRAKEALPELRAEQTSEWMGHRPALPDTVPVMGRSAKRRNVWYATGHGHLGLTYAATTGRLMADLITGVEPPVDMKPYRVDRF